A region from the Plasmodium berghei ANKA genome assembly, chromosome: 9 genome encodes:
- a CDS encoding mitochondrial ribosomal protein L11 precursor, putative, with product MSRIGRFNLIVLAGSPKPSASIGQTLGPLGINMMTFFKEFNERTKSISKNVPIQVTLEPLNDRTYRFYLRTPTVVWFIRRCARVPIFSYAPKHKIVGAITLSEVFHIAKCKRMDPPLINMSIKSICKYIIGTCQSMGIKVCRELNDEENKKYFVDVNQLDNIKKEIRTKNKFQKRSKK from the exons atgtcAAGAATAGGAcgttttaatttaattgtCTTGGCTGGTTCTCCTAAGCCAAGTGCAAGCATAGGACAAACCCTCGGCCCTTTAG GGATAAATATGATGACATTTTTCAAAGAATTTAATGAAAGAACAAAAAGCATATCAAAGAATGTTCCAATTCAAGTTACACTAGAACCACTTAATGATAG AACATATCGATTTTATTTGAGAACCCCAACAGTTGTATGGTTTATCAGAAGATGTGCAAGGGTTCCAATTTTTAGTTATGCTCCAAAACACAAAATTGTTGGTGCTATAACATTATCAGAA GTTTTCCACATCGCGAAGTGCAAACGTATGGACCCCCCCCTGATCAATATGTCAATTAAAAGTATATGCAAATACATAATCg GTACATGCCAAAGCATGGGAATAAAAGTATGCCGAGAATTGaatgatgaagaaaataaaaaatattttgttgaTGTTAATCAATTAGACAATATTAAGAAGGAAATtagaacaaaaaataagtttCAGAAAAggtcaaaaaaataa